From the Equus caballus isolate H_3958 breed thoroughbred chromosome 9, TB-T2T, whole genome shotgun sequence genome, the window TGGGAAAGAAAGAGTAAAGATTCGAAGACGGCATCAGAGGCCTTTAAGGGTATTTGTAGACTTCTCTTTCTTAAGTGAAATGATTGCTTTCCTTCAGAGTAAAGTTCTTAAACTCATAACGCAATATTCAAAGGCATTAAGGAATACCCATCCATGCATACCACCCCAATAAAAAAACcctacacacaaaaattactgTACTCTTACCCTACGcatggcttcctcctcttcttgacGCTTTTCATAATGTGCAAAGTCATCAAAGATTGAGGTGGTATGCTTGAAAGTAGCAATTATTTTAAGCACTTGCTTAGCTTTTTCTAGGGGTACCTCTTGAGTGTCCCTTGAATTGGTAACTGGtttgttgtcattattttctaAGCGAATATGCCGCAATTGGTTATTGGGAACATCTTTGACAAAGATCCATTTAACTTCAAATTTGCCCTTCCACTTATCCTGAGACCAGACACCAGCGTATGCGTTATAGTCCACAACAGACTTCATTTCAGCCACTCCACAAAAATGTCCACTACCATTCACACTGAAGAGTAAATAGAGTGGGCCTTTCCCATTCAGGGAACGGTAAGCTGCATCCAAACGCTTATTACCATGCTCAGTACTACACCAGATAGAGTACTTAATGGAACGGTGTATGTCATCCTCAGAATAGCTTTTAATTATAAACACACGTCCATTCTTCAGGTTCCAGTCAAAGTCTTTGGGATTATAGTTGTTTATGGCCTTTAGCTTTTCAAGCACTGGATGCACTTCTACACTAGAAGGTGAAGCGCTGACAGGAACAACACCTAAACCAAAGTTTTCACCGCCCGCTCCATTGTTCTGGTTGAAGCCAGCTCCCCTATTCCGAGGAGCGACCCAGCGATTCTGCAGCTGTTGCTGTTGGGGCTGCACTTGGTGAGGCTGAGCCTGTGGCTGAGGTCCTTGTTGCTGCTGTGGTTGTGGTGGCTGAGGCTGCTGTTGAGGCAGTTGGCTTTGCACCAATGGTGGTGGTTGAATTAATGGCTGAGGCTGCTGGATTATAGTCTGAGGAGGCAGAACTGGTTGGGTTGGTGGAGCCTTTACCACTGACCCCTTTTCATCCCAAGTTCCAATATTCATATTGTGTTTTATAGGAGGTGGTGGCACAGCAGAACCCCCAATTCCCACATTGCCCTTGGGTTTAAGTTTCGGCTGAGGTTTGGCAGGCTTTCTGGCAATGGCAGCCCAGGAGGTTGGTTTAGGCGCTGCACTGCTAACTGGGGGCACACTATTGGTTGCAATGCTAGTCATCCCACTGCTGCTCAAGGCTGTACCTACAGTTTTTGTCACTGCAGCTGTCAGGTCACCACCAATTTTCAGTCCAGTCATGCCTTGCTCAATACTGCTTATGCCAGGCACCTTACTTAAAgtatcattgccaaatccagccTGTCCATCAGTAATAGCTCTCCCAAGAGAACTAGGTGGATAGCCATAACTGCTACTATAAGCAGAACTTTGTGTTGATTGTCCCTGAGATCCACTTGTCCCCCATGTAGAGAAATCAGCATTACCAGGAAAAAAGTTAAATCCATGTTGACCAAGAAATGGAGGGGTATTTCCTAATGCCCCAGGTTGACTAAACACACCATCTGGTATATAATGATGTTCTCCATTACTCATTTGTCCATAAGTTGTCAGATATGGCATAGGTTGGTCTCCAGCCGTGGACCATGCTGCTTCCCCAAGAGAATATGGAAATCCAATGGATGGAGCATAGTAACTAGGCATGTATGGATCTGACATTGGTGGATAGCTGTtactctggaaaacaaaagatggTAATCAGGAGTGAAATGTCCTTtgaagagtagaggaaaagaaGACATCTGAAAGATTAAAATCAAAtagttttacataaatggaaaacATATGCACCTGTTCCAGATAAacacaattaaaatgtcaaatccAGTTTTATCACCAGAAAAATTTGctgatgattatttttattttaaaatagtttttataaaaTTGCAGGTTTTTTTGGGGGAAGGGGAATGCGGATTCTTTCTTTCAACAGCCAGATCCTCTggcacaatttaaaaatactgtaatTTCTATAAAAGTCTCATTTATAAGCTTTGCAGACACAAAATGATCATTTACAGCCAGCTTTATTTTAAGCAAGTGATgtatccaaaaatttatatgcaaagaTTAAACAAGCTGGAAGCTATACCAAATAATAGAGGAATTAAATTATAGTCTATCTTATATGATGAAATCCAGTTCAGCAATTAAATTTTGtactttcataaagaaaaaataaaatagagaaatgttcacactctaagaagaaaaagaaaagattcaagaTTACACCTATAGCATGATtcaaatttgtttcttcttttgctttgcCTTGCTCATTTTGAAAAAGCAAACCTTACTATGGTTTGTTAGCAGTAGGATAACAGATGTCTATTTTCTTTGTGCTCTACTTCTAAATTTTATGCAATAAACTTAACACTTTCCTGATCAGAATTTTAACTTAGAAATAGTGAGTTCtggtaatttttttccaaaattactgcaattaaatcaaattttacttttaataatattaactaaTCATTCAGTGATCTGCAGAAAATCaggacaaaaaaaattaaagaaaaaaaaacagtcaaattTGTTACTAGCcaatgctaaaaatattttaaggatttcttttgaaaatggatTTCATATGCCAAAAACAGGCCTGATAATAAATTTTTACTCTTTGATTTAGGTGTGATTTTTAAAGCCTCAGGGAGAGCTTTAGAAGTTGTAGAATTAAGCAAGGTGAAAAAATTAAGCTAGTATCTAATCAGAACAACTAGTATTCCCTTTGCAAGGGTCAATACTATTTTGAAGGCTGATTATTCACAATTTATATAGACATCATTAGTCTAAGTTCTCTGAAACAGTGTTTAACccattttttttgctgttaatcTCTTGGAACTTTTCTGCCACTGCTTTCCCACTCAAGAAAGTATATCACTACAAATCTGTGACTAACATCATAGATACTACCTTaactcattttaaattattttttaaatgcctatcATTGAAAACtgagatgctttggggccagcccggtggtgcagcggttaagtgcccatgttctgcttcggcagcccggggttcactggttcggatcccgggtgcagacatggcactgcttggcaagccatgctgtggcaggcgttccacatataaagtagaggaagatgcacatggatgttagctcagggccagtcttcctcagcaaaaagaggaggactggcagcagctgttagctcagggctaatcttcctcaggaaaaaaatgaaagaaagaaaactgagatgCTTTATTGTTACTGTTAAGTTACTCGTGACACATCTCACAACTGTTACAACTGTCCACTGTCTGTGAGAAAGTTagtttaatattttgtcttttgaaatgATTCTGatataactaaaatgaaaataagaaaaacaaagaggttgcatttaaattaataattatgacACAGATTTACTGAGTATTTCCAGTAAAGCttgaacttaaaaacaaaaaacaattgtCTTCTCAGTactatttaatgaaaaaaatgactttttaaatacacttcatattaaatatattttaccatattCAAAACTGGAATGAAATAGTAACTGTGTTACTATTTACTAATTTAGTTGAACACTTTCTTTACTACAATGGATAATTATTAactgtatttgaaaatatattcaaaggaTGCTCACAAGATTAGTATGAAGGAAATGAAGAGCATCTTTTGAACGACCACAGTAGTGGCATCATTACAGAAACTGACATTAGAAATACTCAGTGCTgtatttaaatacaaatacaaGAGAAGCCTGAGGGAAGCTCAAATCAcaaacaatggttttcaaagaaaaaattcttgGAAGAAATTAATGAGTAAACTTTACTATCCAtgaagatctctctctctttcacacacacacacacacataattcaGCCACTAAATCATTAGTGAAAAACAGAAGTACTCCTAGTGTTTCATACTGACAAGGAAGTCACTGCAAGACTCTAAAAAACTTAAAGAAAGTGAACAGAAGTTCAGCCAGTATAAATGAACACATATAATTGATTAAAAAGACTTTAAAGACTGTccttttttagtttaaatagttactaaaggtattttttaatactttattacttattttaaccAAAGACTGACAGAATGCCtacactgtaaaaaaaaaaaaacaaaaaaacaaaaaacaaatctgatAAGATACTCATTCTAAAAGAAAATCTACAGTTAAAAAGACACATTAACATAGAAAGTAAACAATTCTACATGGGGAAAGAGTAGAAAAGCTGAGCTAAACATGGAGATAAGAAGTTGCAAAGTTTTAATTTAGAATGCTGGCACTGAAATCCAGACTCAGTAAGTCCTTACCTGGATGTGGGAGTGTAAAAGCAGACCAAGTAGAAAGTTTTAAGTTCATTCTTTGTAATAAAGTGTTTGTAAAATTACACTTATAAGTTATGGTGAATATTCTTATTTCACCATCACAAATGCTTTATACAACAGTTACACA encodes:
- the YTHDF3 gene encoding YTH domain-containing family protein 3 isoform X2 produces the protein MSATSVDQRPKGQGNKVSVQNGSIHQKDAVNDDDFEPYLSSQTNQSNSYPPMSDPYMPSYYAPSIGFPYSLGEAAWSTAGDQPMPYLTTYGQMSNGEHHYIPDGVFSQPGALGNTPPFLGQHGFNFFPGNADFSTWGTSGSQGQSTQSSAYSSSYGYPPSSLGRAITDGQAGFGNDTLSKVPGISSIEQGMTGLKIGGDLTAAVTKTVGTALSSSGMTSIATNSVPPVSSAAPKPTSWAAIARKPAKPQPKLKPKGNVGIGGSAVPPPPIKHNMNIGTWDEKGSVVKAPPTQPVLPPQTIIQQPQPLIQPPPLVQSQLPQQQPQPPQPQQQQGPQPQAQPHQVQPQQQQLQNRWVAPRNRGAGFNQNNGAGGENFGLGVVPVSASPSSVEVHPVLEKLKAINNYNPKDFDWNLKNGRVFIIKSYSEDDIHRSIKYSIWCSTEHGNKRLDAAYRSLNGKGPLYLLFSVNGSGHFCGVAEMKSVVDYNAYAGVWSQDKWKGKFEVKWIFVKDVPNNQLRHIRLENNDNKPVTNSRDTQEVPLEKAKQVLKIIATFKHTTSIFDDFAHYEKRQEEEEAMRRERNRNKQ
- the YTHDF3 gene encoding YTH domain-containing family protein 3 isoform X1, whose product is MFYLDLTLLHRAEETGEESFSVQNGSIHQKDAVNDDDFEPYLSSQTNQSNSYPPMSDPYMPSYYAPSIGFPYSLGEAAWSTAGDQPMPYLTTYGQMSNGEHHYIPDGVFSQPGALGNTPPFLGQHGFNFFPGNADFSTWGTSGSQGQSTQSSAYSSSYGYPPSSLGRAITDGQAGFGNDTLSKVPGISSIEQGMTGLKIGGDLTAAVTKTVGTALSSSGMTSIATNSVPPVSSAAPKPTSWAAIARKPAKPQPKLKPKGNVGIGGSAVPPPPIKHNMNIGTWDEKGSVVKAPPTQPVLPPQTIIQQPQPLIQPPPLVQSQLPQQQPQPPQPQQQQGPQPQAQPHQVQPQQQQLQNRWVAPRNRGAGFNQNNGAGGENFGLGVVPVSASPSSVEVHPVLEKLKAINNYNPKDFDWNLKNGRVFIIKSYSEDDIHRSIKYSIWCSTEHGNKRLDAAYRSLNGKGPLYLLFSVNGSGHFCGVAEMKSVVDYNAYAGVWSQDKWKGKFEVKWIFVKDVPNNQLRHIRLENNDNKPVTNSRDTQEVPLEKAKQVLKIIATFKHTTSIFDDFAHYEKRQEEEEAMRRERNRNKQ